In Setaria italica strain Yugu1 chromosome IX, Setaria_italica_v2.0, whole genome shotgun sequence, the genomic stretch TTGTCATGTATTTGAAGTGAAAAGTGCTAAATATTAACTTCCTAACTAATCGAAATCCAAATAGCAAATTGCACATGTATCAAAAAGAGTATGTAGATTGTAGAGCATGAGGATTAAGAGGATATGACTCCTTTTAGCCCTCTTGCTAGCTCAGTTCCTACCTACACCTTTTTGCGCGCACTCTTCCTACATTGTTTGTTGCTATATATGTGCTCGCTCTATACTACCAGTCGTCATCCAACACAGAAGCAAATATTGTTGATGCTTAACTCAATCAGGTTatttttgcatttgcattcagCGATAAAAACTGACCCGTCAATGCTCTTTGATATATTTGAAATCTTGTATGCGTTATGCACTTATGCTTGCACCATTAGTAGATGCGGTTCATCTGTGAACTGAAGCAAAGGACCGTGATCCCACAAAAGCCACAACGATGCAAAGCTAACTTTTGTAGAGGTAATTTCTTCCCCTCTTCTTTCATTCTTTGTATCATCTAAAATCTCGTATGACTAACAAGAAATCTTTTCCTTGTTCCGTAGAGACGGTAGAGTCGTAGAGATCAGCGTACGCAAACGAAACCGGTGACCGACTGACCGTGAGCAATGTCACGCGTCCAGGCCATGAATCATGAcaaaaagcagcagcagccagcaggccaCACGCCATAGCAGCAGCTACTACTAGTCAGCTACCCCTCCAGGGCCGACGATCCAGGCTGGCAGGCTCCGACGGCAATCCCAAATTCCAACGCGCCGGGCGGCGTcagctgccaccgccgccgcaccagcTCACACGTGCGCCGCCACCACGTGTCCCGCCGAACGCCCCGTGCCCGCAGCATCTGTAAAGCCCCACCTAGTCGTCTAGTCGCCGCCCCGGCATCCAGCCCCCGCCCCCCGCGTTTTTATTCCCCACCGCGCCGCATCTCCACCCTCCCCTACGATGCCGTCGCGcacctcctctccctcgccgcccCGAGACCCCCACGCTTCCCTCTCCGCCCCGCACCGTGGCTCCtccccccgctgccgccgccgcccccgccgcgatGCCGCTCGCGGCGGAACCCGACGACGCGCGTGAGGAAATGGAGAATCATCAGCAGCTGCCGACGACGGCGAAGGGAGCGCCCGCGCTCGAGGGACTGGTGGTGGGGAGCTACTGCCACGACGTGCTGATCCGGGGCGGGCGCGTGGTGGGGGAGACTCTCGGCGGGGCCGCTGCCTTCGTGTCCAACGTGCTCGACGCCGCGTCgccccgggaggaggaggagcagggggaGGCCCCGTTCGTCGTGGTCTCCAAGGTGGGGCACGACTTCGCCTACGCCTCCGCGCCGGGGCCCGCTCGGCGCCCGCCGCTGCTCTGCGCGTCGCCGACCACATCCTTCCACGCGCAGttctccgacgccgcctccTCGGCGCACGCCCCCGACCGGGAGCTCCGGCGCGTGCGCGCCTGCGACCCGATCTACCCGGCCGACCTCCCCGATCGCCGCTTTGCCTacggcctcgccgtcggcgtcgccggggaggtgctgccggagaCGCTCGAGCGGATGATCCGGCTCTGCCGCGCGGTGCTTGTGGACGCGCAGGCGCTAATCCGGGcgttcgacggcgacggcgccgtcggCCACGTGGCGCTTGAAGATACGCCGTACGCGCGGCTCCTCCCGCGGGTGGCGTTCCTCAAGGCGTCGTCGGAGGAGGCGCCGTACGTGGGGTTGgagacggcgaggcggcggtgctgcGTGATCGTCACGGATGGGAGGGACGGGTGCCGGCTGTACTGGGACGGAGGGGAAGCGCGCGTCGTGCCGTTCCCCGCCGTTCAGGTGGACCCCACTGGCGCCGGAGACAGCTTTCTGGCTGGTTTTGCGGCGGGGTTGTTGTGGGGCCTCTCTGCAACGGACGCCGCGCTGCTGGGGAACTTCTTTGGCGCCGCCGCTGTCTCGCAGGTCGGCGTGCCCACTTTCCATCCCAAGATGTTGCAGGTTTGCACCATTTGTACTTGTTCAGCTGATTGAATACTCGAATTGGGAAGAATCATTATGTTGAGTGTTGATCAATAATATCCTTGGCCAATTTGTTAAATGTATCACATATCAGATGCAAAATCATAGCTCTAACAAGCTACAGCTTGCCTTCAGCCTGGAAATGTCACAAATTTTCAATGGCATTTCCAGATAATTTAGTCCTGCGCTGGAGCAGTATTTGGTTGTTATAGGCAAGATCTGAAAGACATGATCTCTTTGGCACGAGTCTTGAAGATTTGGTTTCAAGCTTTTAAATGTAGACTTCTGAGGATATTGTGAAGGGCTAAAATGCTGAATCATCTGAAAACCATTTAGGGTACCTTTCTGGCTGAAGAAAAGATCCAATCCTGTCTTTTCAGGCCGGAACCCAGCCATAAAAGAAAATATGGTGTTCATTGGCAAATTAGAGTATCCGGTGGAGGTATAGCATTATTAGTTAGCAGTGCACCAGTCAATAGCTAGAATTAAAACAAGTTCATGTCTGATGTGAAGTTTCACACTCCTTTAGTTATGATCCTTCTATTTATGGCATGCCTGCAAAATATATTCTGTGGCTAGCATTAGCATATATCTTTGACCTATCACTTCGCATTCAATTTATGTGGATGGTGACTTAGGTTGCTTTATGACCTTGATTGGCTAGAACAGATTCTAATGTCCACAATATTGCCATCTCTCCTTTTATAGAGGACCGTTGATCCAATTCTCACTTGTCACATTCACAGCTACATCAAGATCATTATAGGATGCCCGATTTAGTAGCCTTTGAATCTGTTTCCAGTTTCTGGGGCTAACAATCTTGATTTTTGGTCCAGTTTCCAGGGTTAACGATCAATGTTTTTAGGTCAGGCAGTAAAGAATTACTATCTGTATATCTTTTCCTTGCTGCTGAACAGTTGAATCCTGATTGTCTGCAAATAGAATTTCATAATATTAGTCAGGAGCATATCTCAATATTGTTTGTGCGTATTTTGCGTACTCAATGTTTCACTTCTTATGGAATGTTAATGATCTTCTCTTCATTTCAACTGGATGTAGGCTGTCAAGGAAATACTTGAAGAGAAGACAACAAAACGATCTAGTCCATGTATAAACGGCACTACTTTTACCTTGGAGAGGTCAAATGTGCACGATGAGTTACACGCAGCTCTCCAAGAAGCAGCGAGGCTGATGTCTGAACAGCAGCAAGCTGATCCAGCAAACGGCAATGGTGGTGATATTTGCTCGACGTAGGAACTGAAATCACCGTGAAGCAGTCAGACGCCAAACTTTGTGGCAAAATAATGCAGCACTGAAATCCAGATTTCACATTGAGGTCTGTGTAAACACGTAGCCAACAAGTGAAGAAAGTCTGTGCACACGCTGCCTCCAGCTTATACCATTATCCTGATGATGAGGGTCGTTTCTGCCTGTAATAGCTGATGAGAAAAGTGAAGCCAACCTGATCAGCTGGGCTGTGACCTGCTGTGTTTCTGTGTACGCTGAACGAGTGTGCTCTTTTGAGCTTTGGAGCAACCTACGTCGACTCCTACCAAAATCTAGCATTTTACCATGCCTGAAGACAACGAAATTTGTCTGACTGAACTTGGAACGGCTAACGAATATTACCAAAATCTAACATTTTACCCTGCCTGAAGACAAGGGAATTTGTCTGACTGAACTGGGAACGGCTAACACGCATGAAATTAGTTTAACGCGGCACCGGTGTCTGAATTCATTTCTAACTTCTAACGTTTCGCTGTTACTGAAAACTGAACCAATTCATAAGAAGCCTTAGGTGACATGATAAGCTGTTGGCATAAATTCAATTCAGATTCAAAATCACACGTTAGTTCAAGATgattcacaaccacaggcagATTATCTTGGATTTCAGTGTTCAGACTCAACAATTGCTACAGCCACAAGAAGAAAATCAAGTTATAATGGCTGCATACCATTTTCAGTTCTCCATTCATGGCAATAGAATGTCCAATGCTACACCTCTTGGTTTGTATCTTTGCTGCAACTCTCCCTTTACAGCAAGGAATAAGTTATGCATATCGCCTCATCACAAAATTGCTTCTCCTCAGGTACA encodes the following:
- the LOC101760672 gene encoding inositol 3-kinase isoform X2, encoding MPLAAEPDDAREEMENHQQLPTTAKGAPALEGLVVGSYCHDVLIRGGRVVGETLGGAAAFVSNVLDAASPREEEEQGEAPFVVVSKVGHDFAYASAPGPARRPPLLCASPTTSFHAQFSDAASSAHAPDRELRRVRACDPIYPADLPDRRFAYGLAVGVAGEVLPETLERMIRLCRAVLVDAQALIRAFDGDGAVGHVALEDTPYARLLPRVAFLKASSEEAPYVGLETARRRCCVIVTDGRDGCRLYWDGGEARVVPFPAVQVDPTGAGDSFLAGFAAGLLWGLSATDAALLGNFFGAAAVSQAVKEILEEKTTKRSSPCINGTTFTLERSNVHDELHAALQEAARLMSEQQQADPANGNGGDICST
- the LOC101760672 gene encoding inositol 3-kinase isoform X1: MPLAAEPDDAREEMENHQQLPTTAKGAPALEGLVVGSYCHDVLIRGGRVVGETLGGAAAFVSNVLDAASPREEEEQGEAPFVVVSKVGHDFAYASAPGPARRPPLLCASPTTSFHAQFSDAASSAHAPDRELRRVRACDPIYPADLPDRRFAYGLAVGVAGEVLPETLERMIRLCRAVLVDAQALIRAFDGDGAVGHVALEDTPYARLLPRVAFLKASSEEAPYVGLETARRRCCVIVTDGRDGCRLYWDGGEARVVPFPAVQVDPTGAGDSFLAGFAAGLLWGLSATDAALLGNFFGAAAVSQVGVPTFHPKMLQAVKEILEEKTTKRSSPCINGTTFTLERSNVHDELHAALQEAARLMSEQQQADPANGNGGDICST